GCGGGCATCTCTCTCGATCGCGCATTGTTTTCCCTGTTGGTTCTGGTGGAACGGCTCGGCCCCATCGGCGTCGTCGAACTGGCCGATCGCGTCGGGCGCGACTACACCACCGTCAGCCGTCAGGTTGCGAAGATGGAGGGGCTTGGACTGATCAGCCGGCAGGAGAACGCGATAGACCGCCGCCTTCGCGAGGCTGTCATCACCGAACAGGGAAAAGCGATGACCGATCGCATCGATGAGGCGCGCGAGAGGATCGTACGGTCCATTTTCGCCAAATGGGACGACCGGGATATCGAGGACCTTGTGCGGCTCATGCGCAGGTTTGCCGACGACATCAAGGATGATGCGCCGCCTGCACGATAAGCTCATCTTGAAATGCCTTTCTTTGACATCGTATCTGACACCGATCGGGCAGAATGGCGAAGGCACAGGCTGCGGCGTAAATCCCGATTGCCTGAAAGCCCGCAAAATTGTATTTCACCGGCATGACCGACATGCTTTCAGATCCACGGCGCGACGCGACCGGCGCATTCCTCGTTGCCGCGCTCTATCATTTTGTTTCCTTTCCGCGCTTCGAAAGCCTGCGCGAGCCTCTGCTTGCGCTCTGCGAGGAAAAGGGCGTCAAGGGCACGCTGCTGCTGGCCCATGAAGGAATCAACGGCACGATCGCCGGCACGGATGCCGCTATCGGCGCCGTGCTCGCCTTCCTGCGCGCCCAGCCGGAATTTGCCGGCCTCGAGCACAAGGAAAGCCGCGCGTCGAAAATGCCGTTCGTGCGCATGAAGGTGAAGCTGAAGAAAGAGATCGTCACCATGGGCGTCGAGGACATCGACCCGACCAAGGTCGTTGGCACCTATGTCGCGCCGAAGGATTGGAACGCACTGATCTCCGATCCCGATACCATCGTCATCGACACCCGCAACGACTATGAGACCGCCATCGGCCTTTTCAAGGGCGCGGTCGACCCGAAGACCAAGACCTTCCGCGAGTTTCCCGACTGGGTGCGCGACAATACCGGCCTGCACAACAAGCCGAAGATCGCCATGTACTGCACCGGCGGCATCCGCTGTGAGAAGGCGACCGCTTTCATGAAGCAGCAGGGCTTCGACGAGGTCTATCACCTTAAAGGCGGCATCCTGAAATATCTGGAGGAAGTGCCGGCGGAAGAAAGCCTTTGGGAAGGCGCCTGCTTCGTCTTTGACGAGCGCGTCTCGGTCGAACATGGCCTGAAGGAGGGCGATCACAAGCTCTGCCACGCCTGCCGCAACCCCATTACATCAGAGGAAGTGACTTCACCCTTTTACGAGGCCGGTGTTTCCTGCAGCCACTGCTACCACGAACGCACTGAAGAAGACCGCGAGCGCTATCGCGAAAGGCAGCGGCAGATCGCGCTTGCCCGCAAGCGTGGCCACGAGCATATCGGCTAAAGCATTTTCGGAAAACTGTGGTGCGACTTCCCCCGGGAATGCACGAATGCTCCGGACGTATCAGGCGGCGGCGTGCTCTTCGTCCAGCGCGGTTGCCATCTGCACCGCAAGCCGCTTGCTGATCTCGGCGTCCGGCATTGGCTTGCCGTAGAAGTAGCCCTGTAGCTCGTCGCAGCCGAAGTCTTCCAGTGCCCTTCCCTGCGCCTCGGATTCGATGCCTTCGGCTGTAACGGGAATATCGAGCGAACGCGCCAGCGCCACGGTCGCCTTCACCATTTCGCGGGCGCGGTTGTCTTCCAGCACATTCATCGTCAGCGAGCGATCGATCTTGATGCGATCGAAACCGAACTGACGCAGATAGCCGATGGAGGAGAAACCGGAGCCGAAATCGTCGAGCGCCACCTTGACGCCGAGCCTCTTCAACCGCTCGATCGACTGGCGGGTGCGCTCGGGATTTTGAATGATATAGCCTTCGGTGATTTCCAGCGTCACCCGCTCAGCTTCGATTTCGGTACTGTTGAGCACGCTGCGGACATAATCGGCAAAGGCGGGATTGCGGAACTGGCCCGGCGAAACGTTGACGGCAACACGCAGATCCGGCCAGTGCCTTGCCGCCTCGCAGGCCTTACGCAGGACAAGCAGGCCCAATGCCTCGATCAGGCCGCTGGTT
The Rhizobium sp. 11515TR DNA segment above includes these coding regions:
- a CDS encoding MarR family winged helix-turn-helix transcriptional regulator; protein product: MSLQNTHISAQLRELHSALVEIVGVMNRPQRDEAMIKEAGISLDRALFSLLVLVERLGPIGVVELADRVGRDYTTVSRQVAKMEGLGLISRQENAIDRRLREAVITEQGKAMTDRIDEARERIVRSIFAKWDDRDIEDLVRLMRRFADDIKDDAPPAR
- the trhO gene encoding oxygen-dependent tRNA uridine(34) hydroxylase TrhO, which codes for MTDMLSDPRRDATGAFLVAALYHFVSFPRFESLREPLLALCEEKGVKGTLLLAHEGINGTIAGTDAAIGAVLAFLRAQPEFAGLEHKESRASKMPFVRMKVKLKKEIVTMGVEDIDPTKVVGTYVAPKDWNALISDPDTIVIDTRNDYETAIGLFKGAVDPKTKTFREFPDWVRDNTGLHNKPKIAMYCTGGIRCEKATAFMKQQGFDEVYHLKGGILKYLEEVPAEESLWEGACFVFDERVSVEHGLKEGDHKLCHACRNPITSEEVTSPFYEAGVSCSHCYHERTEEDRERYRERQRQIALARKRGHEHIG